The following proteins are encoded in a genomic region of Ursus arctos isolate Adak ecotype North America unplaced genomic scaffold, UrsArc2.0 scaffold_32, whole genome shotgun sequence:
- the TMEM35B gene encoding transmembrane protein 35B isoform X4: MGMPRQKRGWQRPREARSGRLWRGSSGRPGERGTQRAAGGGVRPGLPSPALPCPALSPSPPFPFPPRSRPACAAMALGLAALRVLLGGFFALTGAAKLSEQISAPASEQMGLSSPWRL, translated from the coding sequence atggggatGCCCCGCCAGAAAAGAGGGTGGCAACGGCCTCGGGAGGCGAGGAGCGGGAGGCTCTGGCGCGGGTCTTCTGGCCgccctggggagagaggaacCCAGCGCGCGGCAGGAGGCGGGGTTCGGCcgggcctcccctcccctgccctgccctgccctgccctttccccttcccctcctttccccttccctccccgctCCCGGCCGGCCTGCGCGGCCATGGCGCTGGGGCTCGCCGCTCTGCGCGTCCTGCTGGGCGGCTTCTTCGCACTCACGGGGGCAGCCAAGCTTTCGGAGCAGATCTCGGCTCCCGCGTCCGAGCAGATG